The following is a genomic window from Bacteroidia bacterium.
TCGGAGTCCAGCTTCGCATTCGGGATGACATCCTCCGAAACTTTGCCCATGTCGATGATCATTTTACCGCCGCTGTGATTGTCCACCTTCATCCACATCTCGATGTAGTTGAAGTTGCCATCCACCAGGTTGGAGGCATTGGACGGCAGCAGGCGGATGATACCGGCCCAATTCCTCCGCTGTACACCGAGGTCGGGAGTATAATTGAAGGAGCCACGACGCGCGGGGTAATAATCCAGATCAAGGACGGTCACACGCTGGTCTTCTCGGGCCACGCTTTTCTCGGGCCAGATGTCGTCGACGCGCACTGTTTTAGGTGAGAGCGAGGTGATGGGCAGGTTGTACCAATCGAGTTTCGCCCTGTTGGTGTTCATGGTGCTGTCATTGGGAGCATTATTCGTCGGGAGGATATTCGGCACCGATCCGAGTCGCCAGACCGAGTACGCGGTCTGCAGCGGGATGAAGATACGTGAACCTTCGAAATCATCCAGATACGCAATCCCCTCTCCGTTATCCGATGGGATGGTGCTGGACTTCGTCTCACCGCCGGGCAGAACCACGGCCGCTTCACCCTGCAATGACAGTGATGATTTCTCCTTGGTGGAAATGAACGGAAGCGTATTCAACGCATCAGTGAGCACGGGAAGATCAATGATGGTCTTGGCGTCAATGCCGAACATCGTGTTGCTGATCGGCTCTTCGCCGATGCGCACCTTGTCGCTCAGGGTTTTTTGATTCAGGCTCAGTAAGGTGAATCCGAAATAGCTGTCCTTGTTCAGATCCACTTCGCCGCGGGCACCCACCAATGTCTTGGAGGCGAAGGTGAAGAGATCCTGCTTCTCAAAGTCGATTTCCAGTTTTGCTCCCGGCGCGAGTGCTTCTTCCTTGAGGATTTGGACGGAGCCGATCTGCTCGTTCACCGTGTAGTCCACACCGGGGGTGAGGGGTGAACCGTTCAACGTGACGCGAACCGAACCCGGCACAACATTGAATCCAAGCTGATACATCGCTGAACTCGATCCGCGCGTTGTTCCGACAATGAGGATTTTGTCAAGACCGCTCTGTCTGGCCTGCGACTTGGTCTGCGTGTACAATTCCTTGAAGAGATACGGCTGAATAGTCGCGACGGGTTGATTTGGTAAGAGCTGGGTGAAATTGTTCAGAAGCCCGTCTCCCCACGGTTCGAGTGTCGGGAAGATGATTTCACCGCGTACGGGATTGACGGTGAGGCCCGGGAGAAAATCGATTTTTCCGTCCGGGTAACCGCCATTGTCGTCCGTATTGTCCAGACCGAAAAGACGTATCAACTGTGCGCTGATGTCGGGGAGAACCTCCTGGTCTGGTTGTCCTCCGCTGCGATAGATGAGTTTGAAGTTGGCGAGGTCCTCGGCGCGCATGTTGCGCGTGTTGAGCGAATACACACTCTTTACCTTTTGCTTCCAGGCTTTCTCGAAGGAAGGTGTAAGGTTACGCGGTTTGACGAGCTTCAGCACCATGCGTGAAAAGACGTCCTGACCGTTCGCGTCCTTGTACACCTTCAGTCGCGGATCACCGGCGAAGGTACCGAAGACGATATCATCGTCGGGACGGAGATCCGAAGGGCCTTCGATGCGATAGGCCACAGCGATGACCTGGTCGTCCTGCAAGCTCTGATTGAGCGCCAGAATACCGGTTGCAGTGTTGATGCTGTAATCGATATCTCTCTGCAGGCGTTTGAATTTGCCGGCCTCGATTTCTCCCGATTTCGGATCCACGCGGATGTTCGGATCGAGATATTGCGCGTAGGAAGAGGGGAAGTCCGCGGCCGACGGGTTGTAGCCTTCCGGGTTGTCAATGAAGGCGATGGCTTCCCGCTCCTGCGGATCGGTAATCACGCCCGAGGTGGCGGGGCGTGAAACCCATACCTCGAGCTCTTTGATAATGAGCTGCGGATTGAGTATCACCGGAGCGGTGGCGTTCTGATCGCGGTGCGAGAAGCGGTAGTTATAATAGGATTCGTACTGGTTTCTGCCCTGGGAATCGTTCTCGCGATACGCGAGATCAACGAAGTAGTAGTTGTCGGAGTACTCGTAGGCGCGTCGCTCGAATTTCTGCTCCTGTGCGCCTCCCGAAATGGCGAGTCTCGAGGATTCACCTTTTTTCTGCGATGCGATGGTGGAGAGGCGCAGGGGACCGATTTTAAACTCGGCTTTGATGCCGAACAGCGCACCACTGCCCTGAATCAGCGTGGAAGGCGTCTGCAGCGAAACGTTACCGGCTTCTACGGACTGCACGATCTCATCTTCGTAGCCGGTGTATTTGATTTTGAGCTGATTCTCGTAATCAAAGGTACGCTCCGTACTCCAGTCTGCCCGAATACTCAGCTTGTCGCCCACCATGCCATTCACATTGATTTGCACCTGCTGCTTGAAATTGGGCGAGAACTGCGTCGGGCGCAGGAAAACGGACTGCTGATCCGACGACTCGATGCGGAAACCTGCATTGATGTCGATAGCACCGTTGATGCGCACACTGATACGGCTGCGGTCACCGAAGATGCTCATCAACGGATTGGGCGCAATAGGGATGTCAATTTCAGTGATATTTTTCAGCAAATTCTCGAGCGGATCTCCGCTTTCCGTATCAAAGCGGGTAACCTCGGCATTCGTACGGCGTTCACGCTCATAGTTATACCGCGCTCTGATATATTCATCGAGCGTCATGCGGTAGGGGATACGGACGTCGCGACCATTAACCACCTCGCGAATCAGTACTTCGTTCTTCGTGGAGTCGATGGTCACGATGCGCTGGACGGCGTTGGAACTCAGGTATATCGGAGATTCGCGCCCGGGAAACGGCGTGGCAACGGGCGAAGGCTGGCGACGTTCGGGAAGGAATTTCGCACGTGTCGTACTATCCGAAGGCGGGATATTGAGACTGTCGTCCGGCCGCGGAGCAAGAGATGCAGCGAATGCCGCGAGCTCGAGGTCCGCAGCGAACGGATCAGCAATGATCGCTTGCTCTTCCGTCGCAGCGTCGTCCTCTGAGGCGACCAGCAACGCGGAGAGGTCGAACACCGGTCCGCTGTCAGACATCTGAGCCGTAACCTGTTGCTGCTGTCCGGCGCTTGGATTCTCATACGCTGCTGCGGGTGCAAGCGGTTTTTGGAGCAGTGTTTGCGCGGCAAGCATTTCGTTCCAAGCCTGTGCCGCTTCGATAGTCACGCGGTGCCTGGAAAACGAAGGCGCGGTGCTGGCGCCGAGAAACAACAGCAGCGACAGCGCCGATGATGTCAGCAGAACGCCATAATAGCGGACAGGCGAGGACATACCTCGCCCCATGCCCGTCAGACGGGATGTTGGTCTCATACGATTCGTGTTGGCAGTCAAATGTCTCTTGCCGTGTGCGAGTGGAGATCAGTCAAATGTACCGTAGCGCTCGCCTCGATAGAAACCCTTGGGTTGTGGAAAAAGAATAGAGATAGCGTGGTATCGACAATGAGCAGAATTGCTTTAACAATAGTGAAAAACAAAAATACGCAAGATGTCTGCGAAGGTGCAACAAGTGGAGTCCGTGAAATTCGGTATATTGAGATCAGCGCCAAGACAACGTGCGGTGAGGCACAGAATGCATGTTACATCTCCGCAGCCTCTCCCGCAATGGAAAATTTCATGGGTTCATTTCCGACTGCAGTTCATGATCCTTTCCCGGCACATCCTTCGCTCGCATGTTGGTCCGTTCATATTCTCGAACGCGATCATCATTTTCCTGTTTCTTTTGCAGTTTCTAATGAAGCGGGCAGGCGATCTTGTGGGAAAGGGTTTGAGTACCTGGGTCATTCTGGAACTGATCGCGCTCAACCTCGCGTGGATTCTTGTCCTTTCCGTGCCGATGTCCACATTGGTCGCCTCACTGATGGCGTTCGGCAAACTCTCCGCCGACAACGAGACAACTATCATGCGCGCATGCGGCATGAGTCTGTACCGCATGATGACGCCTGTGCTCCTCGCCGGAGCGATGGTGACCGCGGTGCTGATCTGGTTCAACAATTCGGTACTGCCGGAGGCGAACATTCGTCTGCAAACGCTGATGACGGACATCGTTCGTATCAAGCCGACGCTCTCCATCCAGGCAGGGGTGTTCACCACCGAACAGGAACTTCCCAATTACCGCATTCTGGTTCGTACCACTTTCGAGAAGAGCAATGATCTTGAGGGAGTGACCATTTACGATCTTTCCGATCCCGACCGCAGCGTGGTACTCACCGCAGAGCGGGGCAAGGTCAGTTTCTCCGCCGACTACAACAACATCATGATGGACCTTGAATCGGGTGAAATCCATGAGGTTGATGCCGCCACGATGAAGCGCTACCGCATGTTGCGCTTCACACGACACCGGGTATCGATGCCCGCCAGCGGATTCGGCTTTCAACGGACCGATGCTTCGACCATGCGACGCGACGACCGCACGATGAGCTCCGCGATGATGCAAAGCATTGTCGACAGCGTCGCGGCGGTGCAGGAAGAGAAACGTGAACGTTTCGCCGAGAGAATGCAGGGGCACATCCGTGCGTATCTGCGAGGTGCGCCCCGCTTCTATGCCGCTGCCCCGATGCGCTTTCGTGACCTGGGTATGGGTGACAGCACGTCAACCGCGAAGCGGGAAGGTTTCGATACTGTTGCGGTGGCATTTCGTGCACTGAACGATGTGCGGCAGTTGCAAGCGGAGGCGATGGCCGACGCAAGTGGCATCGAGTTCGATGAGCGGCAAATTGATCGCTATCTCGTAGAGATCTATAAAAAATATTCCATTCCGGTCGCCTGTCTGGTTTTTCTGTTCATCGGAATCCCGTTGGGCACCATGGCGAGGCGCGGCGGATTCGGGATGGGAGCGGGGCTCAGTCTCGGTTTCTTCCTTTTCTACTGGGCCTGCCTTATTGGAGGAGAAAAGCTTGCGGATCGCGGTGCTTTCAGTCCCTTCTGGGGAATGTGGCTGGCGAATTTCATTCTTGGCGTGATGGGAGTGCTTTTGACCATTCGTACTGCAAAAGAATCCACCTTCATCGACTGGTCGTTCCTTTCCCGTTTTGTACCGAAAGGATTTCGGGGTGAAGCGTCTTCAGAGGTTGCGGGAAGGAGGATGGGATGATGGGACGCCTTGACCGTTACGTCGCCGTGCAGTTCGTGAAGACCGTATTGTTCGGACTGCTCGCATTCAGTGTGATTTTTATTCTGGTGGATATGATCGAGAATCTCGACGATTTCATCGATCAGAACGTTGCGCTGGAAAACATTATCCTGTACTATGCGTACTTCCTCCCGCGCATTTTCAGTCTCATGGTGCCTGTGGCGATGCTGCTGTCGGCGCTGTTTGTGGTGGGAAGATTGAGTAACAACAACGAGCTTACCATCATCAAATGCGCCGGCAGAAGTTTGTACCGTTTCATGCTGCCGTTACTCGCTGTAGGAGTGATCGTGAGCGGTATCATGCTTGCGTTCGACGGTTGGCTGGTCCCGCACATCAATGCCGCCCGGTT
Proteins encoded in this region:
- a CDS encoding LptF/LptG family permease — protein: MILSRHILRSHVGPFIFSNAIIIFLFLLQFLMKRAGDLVGKGLSTWVILELIALNLAWILVLSVPMSTLVASLMAFGKLSADNETTIMRACGMSLYRMMTPVLLAGAMVTAVLIWFNNSVLPEANIRLQTLMTDIVRIKPTLSIQAGVFTTEQELPNYRILVRTTFEKSNDLEGVTIYDLSDPDRSVVLTAERGKVSFSADYNNIMMDLESGEIHEVDAATMKRYRMLRFTRHRVSMPASGFGFQRTDASTMRRDDRTMSSAMMQSIVDSVAAVQEEKRERFAERMQGHIRAYLRGAPRFYAAAPMRFRDLGMGDSTSTAKREGFDTVAVAFRALNDVRQLQAEAMADASGIEFDERQIDRYLVEIYKKYSIPVACLVFLFIGIPLGTMARRGGFGMGAGLSLGFFLFYWACLIGGEKLADRGAFSPFWGMWLANFILGVMGVLLTIRTAKESTFIDWSFLSRFVPKGFRGEASSEVAGRRMG